In Pseudoalteromonas marina, a genomic segment contains:
- the mlaD gene encoding outer membrane lipid asymmetry maintenance protein MlaD, whose protein sequence is MNSRKLEILVGFFVALGILAFAMLALKVANAGISGSGETYSLNAKFENIGSLKARAPIKVGGVVIGRVESIYVHPKEFLPVVDMTIDAQYLCRFSDTSSISILTSGILGEQYLGINPVIASSSAEQRCLGETVTNNEQDTAIDDLFGVESKALGNGDSIIDTKSAIVLEELIGQFLFNQGSE, encoded by the coding sequence ATGAATTCACGGAAATTAGAAATTTTAGTTGGCTTTTTTGTAGCGCTTGGCATTTTAGCTTTTGCTATGTTAGCGCTTAAAGTAGCGAATGCAGGTATTAGTGGCTCAGGCGAAACCTATTCACTGAATGCAAAGTTTGAAAATATTGGCTCATTAAAAGCACGAGCCCCCATCAAAGTAGGTGGTGTGGTAATTGGTCGCGTTGAGTCAATTTATGTTCATCCAAAAGAGTTTTTACCTGTGGTTGATATGACTATTGATGCGCAATACTTATGTCGTTTTTCAGATACAAGCTCTATATCCATACTTACATCGGGTATTTTAGGCGAGCAATACTTAGGTATAAATCCTGTTATTGCCTCCAGTTCAGCTGAACAGCGCTGTTTAGGTGAAACAGTAACCAACAATGAACAAGATACAGCAATTGATGATTTATTTGGCGTAGAAAGTAAGGCGTTAGGTAATGGGGATTCAATTATTGATACTAAGTCTGCCATTGTGTTAGAAGAATTAATTGGGCAGTTTTTATTCAACCAAGGTAGTGAGTAA
- a CDS encoding MlaC/ttg2D family ABC transporter substrate-binding protein — MLKKYLAIITLSALSLMQTVSAAEVKLDDPNKMVRKVSEHTFDRIKKDQPLIVKDQEYLRVIVEEELMPYIDYKYAALRVLGSEVSKVRAITDDAEKAQAIKDIQRFIGVFREYLVATYAGVFTQYTNQHVEFGAPQPFKGQDVVVVKTKIIEDGKPDIRIDFKVREDRSGQWRAYDMIAEGISLLDAKQSELQGILRQQGIDKVSDLLEQKSKLPVQFRGSSSND, encoded by the coding sequence ATGTTGAAAAAGTATTTAGCTATTATAACGCTTAGCGCATTAAGCCTAATGCAAACGGTGAGTGCTGCAGAAGTAAAGTTAGACGATCCAAATAAAATGGTGCGCAAGGTATCAGAGCATACATTTGACCGAATCAAAAAAGATCAACCATTGATTGTTAAAGATCAAGAGTATCTTCGCGTTATCGTTGAAGAAGAGTTGATGCCCTATATTGATTATAAATACGCAGCACTGCGTGTATTAGGAAGTGAAGTATCTAAAGTGCGCGCAATCACAGATGATGCTGAAAAAGCACAAGCAATTAAAGATATTCAGCGCTTTATTGGCGTGTTTAGAGAGTATTTAGTTGCTACGTATGCAGGTGTATTTACCCAATATACTAACCAACACGTTGAATTTGGTGCACCGCAACCATTTAAAGGTCAGGATGTGGTTGTAGTTAAAACAAAAATTATTGAGGATGGTAAGCCAGATATTCGCATTGATTTTAAAGTTCGTGAAGATCGCAGTGGGCAATGGCGTGCATACGACATGATTGCTGAAGGGATAAGCTTGTTAGATGCTAAGCAAAGTGAACTACAAGGCATTTTACGTCAGCAAGGTATTGATAAAGTAAGTGACCTTTTAGAGCAAAAAAGTAAGCTTCCAGTTCAATTTAGAGGCAGCAGCTCGAATGACTAA
- a CDS encoding STAS domain-containing protein — protein sequence MTKLAISQIDDQQFRASGELSRNSIGDEQLLNKQLQTKHKTIYFDLSGVSRVDTAGLAWLIHSFAELKQQGIRLELQNPPEQLQNLMQLGQVTTLFE from the coding sequence ATGACTAAATTGGCGATAAGCCAAATTGATGATCAACAGTTTCGAGCGAGCGGCGAGCTCTCTCGAAATTCAATTGGCGATGAACAACTTCTGAACAAGCAGCTACAAACTAAGCATAAAACCATCTATTTTGACCTAAGTGGGGTGTCAAGGGTTGACACAGCCGGCTTAGCTTGGTTAATTCACTCTTTTGCAGAATTAAAGCAGCAAGGTATTCGCCTTGAATTGCAAAATCCACCTGAGCAATTGCAAAATTTAATGCAATTGGGTCAAGTTACAACCCTATTTGAGTGA
- a CDS encoding BolA family protein: METSQVETLLREELQLAEVHVKANGSHYEVVAVGECFDGLSRVKKQQLVYGPLMNTISDGTIHAVSIRAFTPTEWKREQKFILPQ; the protein is encoded by the coding sequence ATGGAAACTAGCCAAGTCGAAACATTATTACGCGAAGAACTTCAATTAGCAGAAGTTCATGTAAAAGCCAATGGAAGCCATTATGAAGTTGTTGCCGTGGGTGAGTGCTTCGACGGTTTAAGCCGAGTTAAAAAGCAACAGCTAGTATATGGTCCACTAATGAATACTATTTCAGACGGTACTATTCATGCAGTTTCTATTCGTGCTTTTACACCGACTGAGTGGAAACGCGAACAAAAATTTATTTTACCGCAATAA
- the murA gene encoding UDP-N-acetylglucosamine 1-carboxyvinyltransferase, whose product MDQFVIQGGTSLAGEVTISGAKNAALPILFASLLADGKSTFTNVPRLRDIVTTEALLKTLGADVNWQGDTLVIDGATVDKTLAPYDLVKQMRASVLALGPLVARFGEAQVSLPGGCAIGARPVDIHIQGMERLGAQISVENGYINAKVDGRLKGAEIFMEMVSVGATENLLMAAALADGKTVLENAAREPEITDLANCLIAMGAKITGAGTSRIEIEGVECLSGCEHKILPDRIETGTFLVAAAMAGGEVLCKNTDFHSLEPVIEKLRATNALLEVKDDSIYLDMRGRELKAVNVKTAPHPGFPTDMQAQFTALNVVANGSATITETIFENRFMHVPELQRMGANIRLEGNTAICGETKSLSGAQVMATDLRASASLILTGIVAQGETVVDRIYHVDRGYQRIEDKLSALGANIKRKAS is encoded by the coding sequence ATGGATCAATTTGTAATTCAAGGTGGCACTTCACTTGCTGGTGAGGTGACTATTTCTGGTGCTAAAAACGCAGCACTGCCTATTTTATTTGCCTCACTTTTGGCCGACGGTAAAAGCACATTTACCAATGTGCCACGCTTACGCGATATTGTAACTACTGAAGCTTTGCTAAAAACATTAGGTGCAGATGTAAATTGGCAGGGTGATACCCTCGTCATAGATGGTGCAACTGTTGATAAAACGTTGGCCCCATACGATTTAGTAAAGCAAATGCGCGCGTCTGTATTAGCATTAGGGCCTTTAGTTGCTCGCTTTGGTGAGGCACAAGTTTCATTGCCAGGCGGCTGTGCTATTGGTGCTCGCCCTGTTGATATTCACATTCAAGGCATGGAACGTTTAGGTGCGCAAATTAGTGTTGAAAATGGCTATATCAATGCAAAAGTGGATGGTCGCCTTAAAGGCGCTGAGATCTTTATGGAGATGGTCAGTGTAGGCGCAACCGAGAACTTGTTGATGGCAGCAGCGCTGGCCGATGGTAAAACAGTACTTGAAAACGCAGCCCGTGAACCTGAAATTACCGATTTAGCAAATTGCTTGATTGCAATGGGTGCTAAAATTACAGGCGCTGGAACGAGCCGTATTGAAATTGAAGGCGTAGAGTGCTTATCCGGTTGTGAACATAAAATTTTACCGGATCGTATTGAAACAGGTACGTTCTTAGTTGCTGCAGCAATGGCTGGTGGTGAAGTATTGTGTAAAAACACAGACTTTCATTCACTTGAACCGGTTATTGAAAAACTGCGCGCGACAAATGCCTTACTTGAAGTGAAAGACGATTCCATTTACCTAGATATGCGTGGTCGTGAGCTTAAAGCCGTGAATGTTAAAACCGCGCCGCATCCTGGGTTCCCAACCGATATGCAAGCTCAGTTTACTGCACTTAATGTAGTGGCTAACGGCAGTGCGACAATTACAGAAACCATTTTTGAGAATCGCTTTATGCATGTGCCTGAGTTACAGCGCATGGGCGCAAACATCCGCTTAGAAGGCAACACAGCAATATGTGGTGAGACTAAAAGTCTTTCTGGCGCTCAAGTTATGGCTACGGATTTACGAGCATCAGCAAGCTTAATCCTTACAGGGATTGTAGCGCAAGGTGAAACAGTTGTTGATCGTATTTATCACGTTGATAGAGGGTATCAGCGTATTGAGGATAAACTCAGCGCGCTAGGCGCTAACATAAAGCGTAAAGCAAGCTAA
- a CDS encoding trypsin-like peptidase domain-containing protein, which produces MLKFIKFVLPPLFAGLSIAFLVVFFSPNMRAALLPNVPIPSAMSASHLSFSDAVKRAAPSVVTIFSESISKEPRYKRKNTVQELGSGVIMSPDGYILTNYHVVNNADVIMVILTDGRRFFDVQLIGFDTITDLALLKINAEHLPVIPVNDDYTTSVGDVVLAIGNPLNLGQTITQGIISATGKQKITDSPFNNLLQMDAAINVGNSGGALVNSNGDLVGITSAQFKTRENLNIQGIFFAVPYTLAKEVMAKLIRHGRVVRGYLGFEGTAVDSTGKEVNDNLTPVSGMRITNLDPLGPAWQAGIEEQDIVIKIAGLSVANPQKVLEKIGNTEPGKEIEFELYRDGKIEKIMVTVAELETKL; this is translated from the coding sequence GTGCTGAAATTCATTAAATTTGTCCTCCCTCCTCTATTTGCAGGTCTCAGTATTGCTTTTTTAGTGGTTTTTTTCAGCCCAAATATGAGAGCAGCACTGCTGCCTAATGTTCCTATCCCCAGTGCAATGAGTGCAAGCCACTTAAGCTTTTCTGATGCAGTAAAGCGCGCAGCCCCGTCTGTCGTTACTATTTTTTCTGAAAGTATTTCAAAGGAGCCCCGCTACAAAAGAAAAAACACCGTTCAGGAGTTAGGCTCTGGCGTTATTATGTCGCCAGATGGCTATATACTTACTAATTATCATGTTGTTAATAATGCTGATGTCATTATGGTGATTTTAACTGACGGCCGACGTTTTTTTGATGTGCAGCTTATAGGCTTTGATACAATTACAGATCTAGCACTACTTAAAATAAATGCAGAACACCTTCCTGTTATTCCCGTAAACGATGACTATACGACTAGCGTGGGAGATGTTGTATTAGCGATTGGTAACCCACTCAACTTAGGGCAAACCATTACACAAGGGATTATTAGTGCCACAGGTAAACAAAAAATCACCGATAGCCCGTTTAATAACCTACTGCAAATGGATGCAGCAATTAATGTAGGAAATTCCGGTGGTGCACTCGTTAATTCAAATGGTGATTTAGTAGGTATTACTTCAGCGCAATTTAAAACCCGCGAAAACTTAAACATTCAAGGCATCTTTTTTGCTGTCCCCTACACCCTAGCTAAGGAAGTCATGGCTAAGCTAATTCGCCATGGTCGTGTAGTGCGTGGTTACTTAGGGTTTGAAGGCACAGCTGTAGACAGTACAGGCAAAGAGGTTAATGACAACTTAACCCCTGTGAGCGGCATGCGTATTACAAATTTAGATCCATTAGGGCCTGCGTGGCAAGCAGGCATTGAAGAACAAGATATTGTAATAAAAATTGCGGGGCTTTCAGTGGCTAATCCACAAAAGGTACTCGAAAAAATTGGCAATACTGAACCGGGTAAAGAAATAGAGTTTGAGTTGTATAGAGATGGGAAAATCGAAAAAATAATGGTTACTGTGGCTGAGCTTGAAACCAAACTCTAA